The following nucleotide sequence is from Deinococcus planocerae.
GCGGGCCGGTGGGGCCGGTGTTCCTGGGCTTCCTGGCCTTCCTGCTCGTTGCCGGAATTGGTCTCGCGGCGTGGCGGGCCCCCCACCTGCGGGACGAGGGCGAGCCGCCCGCCCCCGTCAGCCGCGAGGGCGCCTTCCTGGCGGGGAACTGGCTCTTCCTGGTCTTCGCCGTGATGGTGCTCGTCGGGACCCTCTTCCCCACCTTCGTGGAGGCGGTGCAGGGGCGGCGGGACGCGTCGGTGGGGCCCGCCTTCTACAACGCCTTCGCCATCCCGCTGGGGCTGGGCCTGCTGGGGCTGATGGGCGTGGGGCCGCTGCTCCCGTGGCGGCGGGCCGAGGGGCAGGGATTGTGGCGGGCGCTGCGTCCCCTGCTGATTGCGGGGATTGGGGCGGGCGTGCTCGCCTTCGCGCTGGGCGTGCGGAGCCCCGGTGTGCTGGGAACGGTGGCGCTGGGGGCCTACAACCTCGTCGGGCTGGGGCTGCTGACGGCCCGCGCCCTGCGGCAGCGCGGCGGCGACCTGGCGGGCCTGGTACGTGAACAACCCCGCCGCTACGGCGCCTACCTCGCCCACGTCGGGCTGGTGGTGATCGCGCTGGGCATCGCCTTTTCGGGGGCGTACCGGCAGGACGCGCAGACCACGCTCAACGTCGGGGCGGCCCCCACGAAGTTGTTGAACGAGTCCGTTGCCCTGCAAACGATACGGCCTGTTCAAAAACCCTACGGAAGGTCTATCGTCGCGCAGGTGCTTATCGACGAGGAACTCTTCGAGGCGCGGTTGAATACATACGTTCAGGGAGGGAACACGCTCTTCGCCACCCCAGCCGTGCGCTACGGGGTGCTGGGTGACACTTACCTCGTGGTCACCGCCTTCGATCCAGGGGGGAAGTGGGCGAGCGTGCGGCTGATCGAGAGCCCGCTGGTGTCGTGGATCTGGTGGGGCACGCTGATCGTGGTGCTGGGGGCGGGCCTGACGCTCGTGGCGCCCCGGCGGGCGACGGTGCGGGCGCCTGTAGCGCGGACGGCCCCGGCGACGGACTAGCCCCTGCGCCCTGAAGAAGAGAGTGGATGTATGACAGAGATTTCTACGAACCCCAAACCTGCGACCCCCGCTCCCCTGTGGCGACGTCTGCTGCCGCCCGTGCTCGCGGCGGGGCTCGCCGGGGTGCTGGGCGCAGCGCTGCTGAACCCCGCGCGCAACACCCCGGACGGTGGACCGCTGATCAACAAGCCTGCCCCCGACTTCACCCTCGAAAGCCTCGACGGCGCTCAGGTCAGCCTCGCCTCCCTTCAGGGCCGCCCGGTCGTCTTGAACTTCTGGGCGTCGTGGTGCACGCCGTGCCGGGAGGAGGCGCCCCTCCTTCGCGAACTCAGCGAGCGGCAGGGAGCGGGACAGGGCCTGGCGGTCATCGGGGTGTTGTTTCAGGAGACAAAGGAACAGAACGCGCGCGACTTCATCAAGGAGTATGCCCTCGCCTACCCTTCCTTGCGTGACCCGGGCATCCAGACGGGCATCAACTATGGCGTATCGGGCATTCCGGAGACGTTCTTCATTGACCGCGAGGGCGTGATCCGTGACAAGGTGTCAGGGGGCCTGAACCGCGAGCGCCTGAACGCGGGGCTGTCGAAGATCGGGGTGGCGGGGTTGTGAGGCGGCCAGTGGTGTGGGAGTTCCTTGCCCTCGTCCTGGGTTTGCTGCTCTCCGTTTCGCTCGCCCTGACGCCCGACCAGGAGGCGCGGGCAGAGCGGCTGGGAAATAATCTGCGCTGCCCGATCTGCACGGGGGTGCCCATCACGGAGAGCACGAACGACATCAGCCGGGAGATGCTGCGGGACGTGCGCGAGCAGGTGGCGGCGGGGCGCAGCGACCGGGACATCTACTCCTACTTCGCGGCGCGGTACGGGAACTTCGTCCTGCTTGACCCGCCCAAGGAGGGGAGCAATCTGCTCCTGTGGGGCGCCCCCCTGGTCGCGCTGGCGGGGGGCGGGGCGGTGCTGTGGGGTGTGTTGCGCAAGCGGAACGTTGCGGCTCCGTCCACCCCGGAGCCGGTTGCCGAGGAGCCCTTCGACCCCTTCCTCGCCCAGGTGCGGCGCGAGACCCGGCAGGATGACCGGGCGGGAGGTAGGGTGTGATTCTGAGCCTGACCCTCTTCGCCCTCGTCGTGCTGGCCGCGCTGTGGCTGGTCTTGCTGCCGCTCCGGGGTGGCGTGCCCGCCGACCCCGACGCCCCAGAGCGGGAACGGCTCACCGCCGAGCGCGACCGCCTGTACGCGGAGCTGGCGAACCTGACCGACGAGGCCCGGCGCCCCGACCTCGAACGCCGGGCAGCACTCACCCTGCGGGCCCTCGACGCCCTGCCGCCCGCTCCTCCTCCCCGGGAACGCGGGAAGCGGACGCGCACCGTCGCACTTGTGGGACTCGCAGTGGCTGCGCTCGTCACGGTCGCCGGGGCGGTGACCTTCGTGCCGCGCTGGCAGCTCGCCTCGCTGGGGGCGGGGGAGGCGCAGGACGTGCGCGACGTGCTCGCGTTGCCGGGCCTGCGGAAGAGGGCCGAGACGACCGGGGAGGGGGCCGCGTACCTCGCCTGGGGCCGGGCCGCCTTCGACTCCGCCCGGTACGCGCAGGCGGTGATCGCGTACGGGAACACCCTGAAGCTCGACCCCCGGCAGCCCGAGGCCCTGCGGCGGCTGGGCATCCTGCTCCTGACCCGGCCCGACCAGCAAGGAGCGCAGGCCCAGCAGCCCTCGCCCGAGGAGGCGCGGCAGGCCTTCCGCCTGATCCAGGCGGCGGCGCAGCTTGCCCCGAAGGAACCCGAGTCGCAGCTCCTCCTGGGCTTCGCGCTCGCCCGCTTCGGGCAGGACGCGGACGCGCTGACGGCGCTCGAACGCTACCGGACCCTCGACCCCAAGGGGCGGGACGCGGATGACCTCATCACCTCTCTGCGGGCGAGGCAGAACGAGAGCGACCCCGGCCTCAAGGTCTACGCCGCGAACTGCGCGAGCTGCCACGGCCCGAACGGGCAGGGGGGCCTGGGCCCCAGCCTGCGGGTTTCCACCCTGTCGCGCGACGCACTCAGAAGCGTGATCGTGAACGGCAAGGGCGCCATGCCCGCCTACCCGAACCTGAAGCCCGACGAGCTGAACGCCCTCCTCGACGCGCTGGGGCGGTGGCAGAAGGAAGGCGAGTAATTCCCACGTCGGCTAACGCTTGTCGTCCGGCGTGTACGAGTACAGGGACAGCAGGGCGGAGCTGATGTCCCGGAAGATGGGGGCGGCGAGTTGCGACCCCTGGTACTCGCGTTTGGCCCCGCGCACCATCACCGCCACCGTGAAGCGCGGTTGCGCCGCGGGGAGGAAGCCCGCAAAGGTGCTGGAAAACACCTTCCCGCTGTAGCGGCCGTCCACCGCCACCTGCGCGGTGCCGGTCTTGCCGCCTACATGG
It contains:
- a CDS encoding cytochrome c-type biogenesis protein, yielding MWEFLALVLGLLLSVSLALTPDQEARAERLGNNLRCPICTGVPITESTNDISREMLRDVREQVAAGRSDRDIYSYFAARYGNFVLLDPPKEGSNLLLWGAPLVALAGGGAVLWGVLRKRNVAAPSTPEPVAEEPFDPFLAQVRRETRQDDRAGGRV
- a CDS encoding heme lyase CcmF/NrfE family subunit, producing the protein MPNLISFQSSALGALGQLALLAALAFSLGGTWLAVVGGLRADARATEAARRAVWAVFGLVTLASLILMTALLGDDFSVRYVAEHSMRASPTWVKVTSLWGALSGSILLWAWLLAGFAFVLSLTLRRDALRPWALAAMFVSLLFFVGVCASVASPFTPVSQLVTDGRGPNPALQNHWMMAVHPVLLYLGFVGLSVPFAYAVAALVTGRLSDHWVVTTRRWTLVAWAFLTAAIVAGGWWSYETLGWGGYWAWDPVENASFIPWLLATAFLHSVQIQERRGLMRSWNVWLIVLAYASTVLGTFLNRSGIVQSVHAFAGGPVGPVFLGFLAFLLVAGIGLAAWRAPHLRDEGEPPAPVSREGAFLAGNWLFLVFAVMVLVGTLFPTFVEAVQGRRDASVGPAFYNAFAIPLGLGLLGLMGVGPLLPWRRAEGQGLWRALRPLLIAGIGAGVLAFALGVRSPGVLGTVALGAYNLVGLGLLTARALRQRGGDLAGLVREQPRRYGAYLAHVGLVVIALGIAFSGAYRQDAQTTLNVGAAPTKLLNESVALQTIRPVQKPYGRSIVAQVLIDEELFEARLNTYVQGGNTLFATPAVRYGVLGDTYLVVTAFDPGGKWASVRLIESPLVSWIWWGTLIVVLGAGLTLVAPRRATVRAPVARTAPATD
- a CDS encoding TlpA family protein disulfide reductase: MTEISTNPKPATPAPLWRRLLPPVLAAGLAGVLGAALLNPARNTPDGGPLINKPAPDFTLESLDGAQVSLASLQGRPVVLNFWASWCTPCREEAPLLRELSERQGAGQGLAVIGVLFQETKEQNARDFIKEYALAYPSLRDPGIQTGINYGVSGIPETFFIDREGVIRDKVSGGLNRERLNAGLSKIGVAGL
- a CDS encoding c-type cytochrome produces the protein MILSLTLFALVVLAALWLVLLPLRGGVPADPDAPERERLTAERDRLYAELANLTDEARRPDLERRAALTLRALDALPPAPPPRERGKRTRTVALVGLAVAALVTVAGAVTFVPRWQLASLGAGEAQDVRDVLALPGLRKRAETTGEGAAYLAWGRAAFDSARYAQAVIAYGNTLKLDPRQPEALRRLGILLLTRPDQQGAQAQQPSPEEARQAFRLIQAAAQLAPKEPESQLLLGFALARFGQDADALTALERYRTLDPKGRDADDLITSLRARQNESDPGLKVYAANCASCHGPNGQGGLGPSLRVSTLSRDALRSVIVNGKGAMPAYPNLKPDELNALLDALGRWQKEGE